One stretch of Prunus persica cultivar Lovell chromosome G1, Prunus_persica_NCBIv2, whole genome shotgun sequence DNA includes these proteins:
- the LOC18793301 gene encoding uncharacterized protein LOC18793301 — translation MSRANVRRHVLLENKVLKEREKTSSPKHLKRIYPIGLHKSTSSLSLSLSSSLSLSLSENSYDSSLTDSSTLDQKISAALRFIAPTQRREYNSPVAKVVQQQISQAQDTNDEELKRCNWITKNSDKVYVAFHDECWGVPAYDDNQLFELLALSGMLMDHNWTEIVKRRELFREAFFGFDPNKVAKMGEKEIAEIASNKAIMLAECKVRCIIDNAKCILKIVRECGSFSSYMWGSVNHKPVINRFRYPRNVPLRSPKAEAMSKDLIKRGFRYVGPVIVYSFMQAAGLTIDHLVDCYRYSECVSLAERPWRHI, via the exons ATGTCTAGAGCCAATGTAAGAAGGCATGTACTTCTGGAGAACAAAGttttgaaagagagagagaagacaaGTAGCCCTAAACACCTCAAGAGAATCTACCCAATTGGGCTTCATAAGAGCACTTCATCTCTATCTCTATCTCTGTCATCATCTTTGTCATTGTCTCTGTCAGAAAACTCCTATGATTCTTCTCTCACTGACTCTAGCACATTGGATCAGAAGATTTCCGCCGCGCTCCGATTCATCGCACCAACTCAAAGAAGAGAATATAATTCCCCAGTGGCTAAAGTTGTCCAGCAGCAAATTAGTCAGGCTCAGGATACTAATGATGAGGAATTGAAGAGGTGCAATTGGATAACAAAGAATAGTG ATAAAGTTTATGTAGCGTTTCACGACGAATGCTGGGGAGTTCCAGCATACGATGACAA TCAATTGTTTGAGCTGCTTGCATTGTCTGGTATGTTGATGGACCACAACTGGACTGAAATTGTCAAAAGAAGGGAGCTCTTCAG GGAAGCATTTTTCGGATTTGATCCAAACAAAGTTGCCAAAATGGGGGAGAAGGAGATTGCAGAGATAGCCTCCAACAAGGCAATAATGTTGGCAGAGTGCAAAGTGAGGTGCATAATAGACAATGCCAAATGCATATTGAAG ATTGTGAGGGAATGTGGCTCTTTTAGCAGCTACATGTGGGGTTCTGTGAACCACAAACCAGTCATCAACAGATTCAGATATCCAAGAAATGTTCCTCTAAGGAGCCCCAAAGCAGAAGCCATGAGCAAGGATTTGATCAAGCGAGGGTTTCGATATGTTGGGCCAGTCATTGTGTATTCCTTCATGCAAGCTGCAGGGTTGACCATTGATCATCTTGTGGATTGTTATAGATACAGTGAATGTGTGAGCCTTGCAGAAAGACCTTGGAGACATATCTaa
- the LOC18789608 gene encoding phosphatidylinositol 4-kinase gamma 7, with translation MSRKLDSPVQTQMAVSLFSNPLSAEYHGSKRMEGKQSTGRRRVFVQTETGCVFGMELDRSDNVHTVKRRLQIALNVPTDESSLTFGDLVLKNDLSAVRNDSPLLLTRNLMHRSSSTPCLSPTGRDLQQRDRSGPIEILGNSDQFARTTQVVKDMVKAIKMGVDPIPVHSGLGGAYYFRNSRGESVAIVKPTDEEPFAPNNPKGFVGKALGQPGLKRSVRVGETGFREVAAFLLDKDHFANVPPTALVKITHSIFNINDGVNGNKTPQKKLVSKIASCQQFIQHDFDASDHGTSSFPVASVHHIGILDIRIFNTDRHAGNLLVRKLDGVGMFGKVELIPIDHGLCLPETLEDPYFEWIHWPQASIPFSDDELEYIEKLDPNEDCEMLRRELPMIREACLRVLVLCTIFLKESAAYGLCLAEIGEMMSREFRSGEEEPSELEVICMEARRMLAEREALSPKADLVGDQEFLFDIDCEDTELDYPLKLAADDYVSRTPFQFGNGSGHGRSPLSKLEESIEEEEDSEVEEQEALASLRSPERVPSVSKLSMSLKNTVLGEKSHLKYTGTRAENGYMANTSSGHRSANEQLPASMSFVKLADMSEDDWAWFLEKFQDLMYPAFAKRKFITLGQRQRQRLGTSCQF, from the coding sequence ATGTCGCGTAAACTGGACAGCCCAGTGCAGACCCAGATGGCGGTGTCCTTGTTTAGCAACCCACTCAGTGCGGAGTATCATGGAAGCAAGAGAATGGAAGGGAAGCAGTCCACTGGCAGGAGGCGAGTTTTTGTGCAAACAGAAACTGGGTGTGTCTTCGGGATGGAATTAGATCGCAGTGATAATGTCCATACTGTGAAGAGAAGATTGCAAATTGCTCTCAATGTCCCAACCGATGAGAGCTCTCTGACATTTGGGGACCTAGTGTTGAAGAATGATCTTAGTGCAGTTCGGAATGATTCCCCTCTTCTTCTCACAAGGAACCTCATGCATAGAAGTTCATCGACTCCATGCCTCTCGCCCACTGGGAGGGATCTACAGCAAAGAGATCGGAGTGGCCCTATAGAGATACTAGGGAATTCAGATCAGTTCGCTAGAACAACGCAAGTTGTCAAGGACATGGTCAAGGCCATTAAGATGGGGGTTGATCCAATTCCTGTTCATAGTGGGCTTGGAGGTGCATACTATTTTAGGAACAGTAGAGGTGAGAGTGTTGCAATAGTGAAGCCAACTGATGAAGAACCTTTTGCGCCTAATAACCCAAAAGGCTTTGTTGGTAAGGCTCTTGGGCAACCAGGTTTGAAGCGTTCGGTACGGGTTGGGGAGACTGGTTTCAGAGAAGTCGCAGCTTTCCTGCTTGACAAAGATCACTTTGCAAATGTGCCTCCCACTGCCTTGGTGAAGATCACTCACTCAATCTTCAACATAAATGACGGGGTGAATGGGAACAAGACTCCCCAGAAGAAGCTGGTTAGCAAGATAGCATCTTGCCAGCAATTCATACAACACGATTTTGATGCAAGTGATCATGGGACCTCCAGCTTTCCAGTAGCTTCTGTGCATCATATAGGGATATTAGACATTAGGATTTTTAACACAGACAGGCATGCAGGGAATCTTTTAGTTAGGAAACTTGATGGTGTCGGGATGTTTGGTAAAGTGGAGCTCATTCCAATTGACCACGGCCTTTGTTTGCCAGAAACATTGGAGGACCCCTACTTTGAGTGGATTCATTGGCCTCAGGCTTCTATTCCATTTTCGGATGATGAGCTTGAGTACATAGAAAAACTTGATCCGAATGAGGATTGTGAAATGCTGCGAAGGGAGCTTCCCATGATTCGAGAGGCTTGTCTCAGGGTTTTGGTTCTCTGCACCATTTTCCTGAAGGAGTCTGCTGCATATGGTCTCTGTCTTGCTGAAATAGGTGAAATGATGAGTAGAGAATTTCGTAGCGGGGAGGAGGAACCCAGTGAACTTGAGGTAATTTGTATGGAGGCGAGGAGGATGCTAGCTGAGAGGGAGGCCTTGTCCCCCAAGGCTGATTTGGTGGGAGATCAGGAGTTCCTATTTGACATAGACTGTGAGGACACAGAGTTAGACTATCCTTTAAAGCTTGCAGCAGATGATTATGTGAGCAGGACACCCTTTCAATTTGGAAATGGCAGTGGGCATGGCCGCTCTCCTCTCTCTAAACTGGAAGAAAGCattgaggaggaagaggacAGTGAAGTGGAAGAGCAAGAGGCATTAGCTAGTCTGCGATCCCCTGAAAGGGTCCCAAGCGTTTCAAAGCTTTCAATGTCGCTGAAGAATACAGTTTTGGGTGAGAAGAGCCACCTGAAATATACGGGAACAAGAGCAGAGAATGGATACATGGCGAATACATCATCTGGACACAGGAGTGCAAATGAGCAGCTTCCTGCAAGCATGAGCTTTGTGAAGCTGGCTGACATGAGTGAGGACGATTGGGCCTGGTTTCTAGAGAAGTTTCAAGATCTGATGTACCCGGCGTTTGCTAAACGCAAATTTATTACCCTAGGTCAGAGGCAGAGACAGAGGCTTGGCACGTCGTGCCAGTTTTGA
- the LOC109947185 gene encoding ribosome-inactivating protein bryodin II-like: MALVFSTRNATPQTYHTFIDALRLRLTAGQPKSHGIPVLPRKEDVQNVQRFLLVDLTNSENNTITVAIDVVNAYVVGYAAGGRSYFFAENAPNDRPPIQVLFPGTTWVPTLLFNGTYNGLSRGAEEAVRRRRAGNRDPNIDEKTPVLEQIFLGRNQLDEAIGLLRGAVSQPEQALGFVVIIQMLSEAARFRQIEGLVRTTMKEEYDPLKRGLSLASLETKWSDLSEEIQTVPANQTRFHRAITVHNISNARVEINSVESPFVQGVAMLLYRNRK, translated from the coding sequence ATGGCACTCGTCTTCTCCACTAGGAATGCAACCCCCCAGACATACCACACCTTCATAGACGCTCTGCGACTAAGACTCACAGCCGGACAGCCCAAGTCACATGGTATACCGGTGCTGCCACGAAAAGAAGATGTGCAGAATGTGCAGCGCTTTCTGCTTGTTGATCTAACAAACTCTGAAAACAATACCATCACGGTGGCAATAGATGTGGTGAACGCTTACGTGGTGGGTTATGCTGCAGGTGGTCGATCCTACTTTTTTGCAGAAAATGCTCCTAACGATCGGCCTCCAATCCAAGTCTTATTCCCCGGCACCACTTGGGTTCCTACTCTGCTCTTCAACGGCACCTACAACGGGCTTTCGCGCGGTGCAGAAGAAGCAGTACGACGTCGGCGTGCTGGTAACCGTGACCCAAATATAGATGAGAAGACACCTGTTCTTGAGCAAATCTTTTTGGGCCGCAATCAACTAGATGAGGCCATCGGGCTGTTGCGGGGGGCCGTATCCCAACCGGAACAAGCCTTAGGGTTTGTTGTGATCATTCAAATGCTTTCGGAAGCGGCAAGGTTCCGACAAATTGAGGGATTGGTCCGCACTACCATGAAGGAAGAGTACGATCCCCTTAAGCGAGGCCTTTCACTGGCGAGCCTTGAAACCAAATGGTCTGATCTCTCCGAAGAGATCCAGACGGTACCGGCCAATCAAACACGCTTCCATAGGGCTATTACGGTCCACAACATCTCAAATGCACGCGTCGAAATAAACAGTGTTGAATCACCCTTTGTTCAGGGTGTCGCGATGCTGCTCTATAGAAACCGAAAATGA
- the LOC18793120 gene encoding ribosome-inactivating protein alpha-trichosanthin: MELSFSTKNTTPQKYRDFIESLRQRLTAGRSKSHGIPVLPRREDVPDAQRFLLVDLTNSGNNTIRLAIDVVNAYVVGYAAGGRSYFLKENARENPPPIHTLFRDTTRMPPLDFDGSYTGLSRAAQEAVKRNIARDRARNPAVAGLHPDTPILERIPLGRNELDDAINLLRLAPSQSDQAVGFIVVIQMICEAARFRFIEGLLRNSMKDVYDPTIPGPATRSLENHWSDISKEIQRVPANQTQFQKAVVLHNIKNERVEVRSVDSDVVRGVAMLLYDRNQNANPGPSAKKPLLKN; the protein is encoded by the coding sequence ATGGAACTATCCTTCTCCACTAAGAACACAACCCCCCAGAAATATCGCGACTTCATAGAATCTCTGCGACAACGACTCACAGCCGGACGATCTAAATCACATGGTATACCGGTGCTGCCTAGAAGAGAAGATGTGCCAGACGCACAACGCTTTCTTCTTGTTGACCTCACAAACTCTGGAAACAATACCATCAGGCTCGCAATCGATGTGGTGAACGCTTACGTGGTGGGTTATGCTGCAGGTGGCCGATCCTACTTTCTTAAAGAAAATGCTCGTGAGAATCCGCCTCCAATTCACACCTTGTTCCGCGACACCACTCGGATGCCTCCTCTGGACTTCGACGGCAGCTACACAGGGCTTTCGCGAGCTGCGCAAGAAGCAGTGAAACGGAATATAGCACGTGATCGTGCTCGTAACCCAGCAGTGGCAGGTCTGCATCCGGATACACCTATTCTTGAGCGGATACCTCTGGGACGCAATGAACTAGATGACGCCATCAACCTTTTGCGCTTGGCGCCATCCCAATCCGACCAAGCTGTAGGGTTTATAGTGGTAATTCAGATGATCTGCGAAGCGGCAAGGTTTCGGTTCATTGAGGGTCTACTCCGCAATAGTATGAAGGATGTCTACGATCCCACTATACCAGGCCCTGCAACTCGAAGCCTGGAAAACCATTGGTCTGATATCTCTAAAGAGATCCAGAGGGTTCCGGCCAATCAAACACAATTCCAGAAGGCTGTTGTGCTCCATAATATCAAAAATGAACGCGTTGAAGTACGCAGTGTTGACTCAGACGTTGTTCGGGGTGTCGCTATGCTGCTCTACGACCGAAACCAAAATGCCAATCCTGGACCTTCAGCGAAAAAGCCTCTGTTAAAGAATTAA
- the LOC18788693 gene encoding ribosome-inactivating protein bryodin II produces the protein MILSFSTKNATPETYRDFIQALRDQLTAGRPTSNGIPVLPRREDVPDAQRFLLVDLTNSQGNTIRLAIDVVNAYVVGYAADGRAYLLQENARDNRPPIHTLFRDATTRIDLGFDGSYSGLSRVAREAVERNTPRNRARNRAGASAHDNTPVLEQIPMGRNELDTAISLLRSASSPTNQALGFIVIIQMLSEAARFRAIEGLVRTTMRETYDPLMRGLAMESLETHWSDLSEQIQRAQQRNETGFDRTIVLHNVGNERREVNSVDSPFVRGVAMLLYDRNGNCNPGSGPHRHDEL, from the coding sequence ATGATACTATCCTTCTCCACTAAGAATGCAACCCCCGAGACATACCGCGACTTCATACAAGCTCTGCGAGACCAACTCACAGCCGGACGACCCACTTCAAACGGTATACCGGTGCTGCCTAGAAGAGAAGATGTGCCGGACGCTCAGCGCTTTCTTCTTGTTGATCTCACAAACTCTCAAGGAAATACCATCAGGCTCGCAATCGATGTGGTCAACGCTTACGTGGTGGGTTATGCTGCAGATGGTCGAGCCTATcttcttcaagaaaatgctcgTGATAATCGGCCTCCAATCCACACTTTATTCCGCGACGCCACCACTCGGATTGATCTGGGCTTCGACGGCAGCTACAGCGGGCTTTCGCGGGTTGCACGAGAAGCAGTAGAACGGAATACCCCACGTAATCGTGCTCGTAACCGAGCTGGGGCAAGTGCGCATGACAATACACCTGTGCTTGAGCAAATCCCCATGGGACGCAATGAACTAGATACCGCCATCAGCCTGTTGCGCTCCGCGTCATCCCCAACCAACCAAGCCTTAGGGTTTATCGTCATCATTCAGATGCTGTCAGAAGCGGCAAGGTTCCGGGCCATTGAGGGACTAGTCCGCACTACCATGCGGGAAACGTACGATCCCCTTATGCGAGGCCTTGCAATGGAGAGCCTGGAAACCCATTGGTCTGATCTCTCCGAACAGATCCAGAGGGCACAACAGCGCAATGAAACAGGCTTCGATAGGACTATTGTGCTCCATAATGTCGGAAATGAACGCCGCGAAGTAAACAGTGTTGATTCACCCTTCGTTCGGGGTGTCGCGATGCTGCTCTACGACCGAAACGGAAATTGCAACCCTGGATCTGGACCTCATCGTCATGATGAATTGTAA
- the LOC18789594 gene encoding UDP-glycosyltransferase 89A2, which yields MSTSGKTHILVFPYPAQGHMLPILDLTHQLALHGLSITILVTPKNLPNLTPLLHTHPSSIQTVVLPFPPHPKIPSGVENIKDIGNHGNLYVINALANLQAPIVHWFSSHPNPPVALISDFFLGWTLHLAHQLGIPRITFYSSGAFLASVFHYCWRNLDKMRSSSGIVHFPDLPRSPSFKQDQVPSVVRCHKESDPESELLRNSMLANTESWGCVFNSSEDLEAEYFAHLRAKMGHSRVYAVGPLSLTAAEAADDSSLGRANPNKDSDANVMTWLDGCPDGSVLYVCFGSQKLPNRQQMEALASGLERSRVRFVWAVKTGSAQQVKDGYGVLPDGFEERVGGRGLVIKGWAPQVLILGHKAVGGFVSHCGWNSVLEAIVAGVLILGWPMEADQFVNAKLLAEDMGVAVKVCEGDNAVPDPAELGKVISESMTGETPEKVRAKELRDKAFAAVGSGGSSSKHLDELVKELGQLKAGRK from the coding sequence ATGTCGACTTCTGGCAAAACCCACATCCTGGTGTTCCCCTACCCAGCGCAAGGGCACATGCTCCCAATTTTAGACCTAACCCACCAGCTAGCCCTCCACGGCCTCTCCATAACTATCTTGGTCACCCCCAAAAACCTCCCAAACCTAACCCCTCTCCTCCACACCCACCCCTCCTCCATCCAAACCGTAGTCCTCCCCTTCCCTCCTCACCCCAAAATACCCTCCGGCGTTGAGAACATCAAGGACATAGGCAACCACGGCAACTTGTATGTGATCAACGCCCTAGCCAATCTCCAGGCCCCGATTGTCCACTGGTTCAGCTCCCACCCTAACCCCCCGGTGGCCCTCATCTCTGATTTCTTCCTCGGGTGGACCCTACACCTGGCCCACCAGCTTGGCATTCCCAGAATTACCTTTTACTCCTCTGGCGCCTTCTTGGCCTCTGTGTTCCACTACTGCTGGCGTAATTTGGACAAAATGCGCTCCTCCTCAGGGATCGTTCATTTTCCTGATCTTCCTAGATCGCCCTCTTTTAAACAGGACCAGGTGCCCTCTGTGGTCCGCTGCCACAAAGAATCGGATCCCGAGTCTGAGCTCCTGAGGAATTCCATGCTCGCCAATACCGAGAGTTGGGGATGCGTTTTCAACAGCTCTGAGGACTTGGAGGCTGAGTATTTCGCCCACTTGCGGGCTAAAATGGGCCACTCCCGTGTTTACGCGGTCGGGCCATTGAGTCTAACAGCGGCCGAGGCTGCTGATGACAGTAGTTTGGGCCGGGCCAACCCAAATAAGGACTCCGATGCCAATGTGATGACGTGGCTCGACGGGTGCCCCGACGGATCTGTGCTCTACGTTTGCTTTGGGAGTCAGAAGTTGCCAAATAGGCAGCAGATGGAGGCCTTGGCTTCTGGGCTCGAACGGAGCAGGGTCCGGTTTGTGTGGGCCGTGAAAACAGGCTCGGCCCAACAGGTGAAAGATGGGTATGGGGTTTTACCAGATGGATTTGAGGAAAGGGTTGGCGGGAGGGGCTTGGTCATAAAGGGTTGGGCCCCACAGGTATTGATCCTGGGCCACAAGGCCGTGGGTGGATTTGTGAGCCACTGTGGGTGGAACTCAGTGCTGGAAGCGatagtggctggtgtattgatATTGGGCTGGCCCATGGAGGCTGACCAGTTTGTGAATGCCAAGTTGTTGGCTGAGGACATGGGTGTGGCCGTGAAGGTGTGCGAAGGCGATAATGCAGTGCCAGACCCAGCTGAGTTAGGAAAGGTGATTTCCGAGTCGATGACCGGGGAGACACCGGAGAAGGTGAGAGCAAAGGAACTGAGGGACAAGGCATTTGCGGCAGTGGGAAGTGGCGGGAGCTCTTCAAAGCATTTGGATGAGCTTGTCAAAGAATTGGGCCAGCTTAAAGCGGGCCGAAAGTGA